AGTACTATGTATTCATACTTATGATAGTAGCCATTAGCTACTGGGTTCCCCCATTCGGACACCTACGGATCAACGCGTACTTACAGCTCCCCGTAGAATTTCGTAGTTAGTCACGTCCTTCATCGCCTTCTAGTGCCAAGGCATCCACCGTGCGCCCTTATTAACTTAACCTTTAAATTGATACATTTAAGTATCTTGGTAATAAGTATTGAGTCTTTCGACTCACGCTTTTTTTTTGAGGTGTTGTATAAATACAACACTTCTCGGTTTATTTCTTGTTATTTTAGAAATTGTTATTCAGTTTTCAATGATCAAATCTTCTATTTTAACGTCTTCGTTGACAAGATGATATCACTATCATCCTATGGAGCCTAGCGGGATCGAACCGCTGACCTCCTGCGTGCAAAGCAGGCGCTCTCCCAGCTGAGCTAAGGCCCCCTCTTCTTCAGAGAAGATTTTTACTCTTGCTATTAGGTATAAACCTCTCAAAACTAAATAATACAGAATTAAAACGCAAATGCAGGTTATCCATGAATTGCCTAAGCAACCATTTTTCCTTAGAAAGGAGGTGATCCAGCCGCACCTTCCGATACGGCTACCTTGTTACGACTTCACCCCAATCATCTATCCTACCTTAGACGGCTGCCTCCTAAAAGGTTAGCTCACCGGCTTTGGGTATTACAAACTCTCGTGGTGTGACGGGCGGTGTGTACAAGGCCCGGGAACGTATTCACCGCGGCGTGCTGATCCGCGATTACTAGCGATTCCGACTTCATGTAGGCGAGTTGCAGCCTACAATCCGAACTGAGATTGGCTTTAAGAGATTAGCTTGCTATCACTAGCTTGCGACTCGTTGTACCAACCATTGTAGCACGTGTGTAGCCCAGGTCATAAGGGGCATGATGATTTGACGTCATCCCCACCTTCCTCCGGTTTATTACCGGCAGTCTCGCTAGAGTGCCCAACTTAATGATGGCAACTAACAATAGGGGTTGCGCTCGTTGCGGGACTTAACCCAACATCTCACGACACGAGCTGACGACAACCATGCACCACCTGTATCCAGTGTACCGAAGTAACTTCTTATCTCTAAGAATAGCACTGGTATGTCAAGACCTGGTAAGGTTCTTCGCGTTGCTTCGAATTAAACCACATGCTCCACCGCTTGTGCGGGCCCCCGTCAATTCCTTTGAGTTTCAACCTTGCGGTCGTACTCCCCAGGCGGAGTGCTTAATGCGTTTGCTGCGTCACTTAGGGCTGGATAGCCCCAAACAACTAGCACTCATCGTTTACGGCGTGGACTACCAGGGTATCTAATCCTGTTTGCTACCCACGCTTTCGAGCCTCAGTGTCAGTTACAGTCCAGAGAGCCGCTTTCGCCACCGGTGTTCCTCCATATATCTACGCATTTCACCGCTACACATGGAATTCCACTCTCCTCTACTGCACTCAAGTCTAACAGTTTCCAATGCACACAATGGTTGAGCCACTGCCTTTTACATCAGACTTATTAAACCACCTGCGCTCGCTTTACGCCCAATAAATCCGGACAACGCTCGGGACCTACGTATTACCGCGGCTGCTGGCACGTAGTTAGCCGTCCCTTTCTGGTTAGATACCGTCACTTGTGTAATTTTCCACTCTACACAACGTTCTTCTCTAACAACAGAGTTTTACGATCCGAAAACCTTCTTCACTCACGCGGCGTTGCTCGGTCAGACTTTCGTCCATTGCCGAAGATTCCCTACTGCTGCCTCCCGTAGGAGTTTGGGCCGTGTCTCAGTCCCAATGTGGCCGATCACCCTCTCAGGTCGGCTATGTATCATCGCCTTGGTAGTCCATTACACTACCAACTAGCTAATACAACGCGGGTCCATCTCCTAGTGTACCAATTGGTACTTTCAAATACTCAACATGTGTTAAGCATTGTTATGCGGTATTAGCTATCGTTTCCAATAGTTGTCCCCCGCTAAGAGGTAGGTTACCCACGCGTTACTCACCCGTTCGCTACTCTTCATTCTGATACAAGTACCAGAAATCATCGTTCAACTTGCATGTATTAGGCACGCCGCCAGCGTTCGTCCTGAGCCAGGATCAAACTCTCATTTAAATGAGATGATATAAATATCATCTAGCTTTTGTTTTTTTGTCCGTTAATTTCTTAACGATTTATTGTCGAATTGACAGTTTGTTATCTATTGCTAAATAACAAGCCTGCACTTGGTTATTATTCTGTATTATTCAGTTTTCAAAGGTCTATTTCGTTGTTGTTGTTCTTACGAGACAACTACTTAATTCTAACAGAAGCTTTTTGTTTTGTCAACTACTTTCGAAAAGTTTTTTTGTTTTCTTTTCAATCGTTCGCTTCCGCTCTTTTTAGTACTTTATTATCTTATCAAATTCTTACTATTTCGTCAACACCTTTTTTGTTTTTTTTTACTTTTTTTATTTTGTGTTACTTTATTAAAACTAATACCAAATCATTTTTTCCATTACCTCTCTCATTATGTTCTAAATTGACATTAAATATCATTTGGTATATACTGCATCCATTATAATTTAAAAGGGATTGATGGATGATTCGGTTAATTGAACTACAAGGAAAATATAACATGAAGAGAACAAAAGAAAGAATGAAAGCAAATGAAACAAGTCTATATTTACATAATGGATACGATGTCTGATTGGCAATACGCTCACTTATTGCCACTTTTAAACAATGATAGCTTTTATAAAGTAGATCATGATAAAATTGAGTTAAAAATGGTTGGCGCAGATACATGGCATGATAAAAAACATAAAGATATACTGTCCTTGACGGAAAAAGTATTACTAGAAAACGGGGCCGTTGTGTCTATATGTGCATCTGTGGGTGCCTTAAATTCTCTAGGTATATTAGAGACACGAAAACATATCAGCAATGAATTATATTTTTTTAAATTAGTTAGCGTTCAGTACGTTAGTGAATCAAATTATCTAGATCAACACCTTGTTGTTGATGGTAATCTAATTACAGCAAGTGCATTATTTGTCGCATACACGTTAGTTGCAAAATTTAATATGATAGATCTAGATATTTTAGATGCCTGGTATCATTACTAAAAACGAGTGATTTGCAATACTATTATCGACTACAAGCATTATTTATACAAAAACATCAGTAATACGATCATAAAAGTTCCAATATAGCATTAGAAGAACAAGACGACACACTAAAGTCTTGTTCTTTTTTGATGAAATTAAAAATAGACTGATCATTGCCAATAATATTTTTTGATTAGTTGTTATGCGCATTTAGCTAGATTAACTTTATTATCATAAGATAAACTTTCTTAAACACGTTTACCCCCATAAAAAAAGAATCATACGCGCCTATGATTCTTTAAATTTAATTTCTATTCTTCATAAATATTCCCTAGTGCAACATCTATTGATCTGTTTTCTATATCGATGCTCTTTATTTTTAAAATGGATTTAAAATCCGAAATTAAACGTTGGCCTTTAAAAGGACCTTCTGCAAAAACTGCAACTCCCGCAAGTAAACAATCAAATTCATGCACGAGTGATTTCATACCGTTCAATGTCCCGCCGCCTTTCATAAAATCGTCTACGATAAGGACACGTTGACCTGGTGCAAGTGACCTTTTGGACAAGGTCATGTTTTCAACTTTTGAACTCGATCCAGACATATAATTAACATTTAGCGTGGCACCTTCGGTTACTTTCGGATCACGTCTGACAATCACAAATGGTACGTCCAGAATGGCACTTACTGCCTGCGCAATCGGAATGCCTTTTGTCGCAATTGTCATGACTGCATCTATCTGCTTCCCCGCATAGGCATGTGCGATAATTTTGCCAATCTTGTCTAGATTTTTCGGGCTACCTAAGATATCAGATAGATAGATATAGCCACCTGGTAAAATGCGGTTACTCTCGCGCATCAGCGTTGCAATTTCGGATACGATTTTACGTGAATGTTCATCAGATATTTCAGGTGTAAACACAACCCCACCAGAAACACCTGCGTACGTTTTAATCGTACCAACACCAGTCTCATCAAAGATTCGCTTGATGATCACTAAATCTTCTGATATTGATGACTTTGCAGCACCATACCTGTCACTAAAAAAAGATAGGGTTGTCAATTTTCTAGCGTGGTTTAATAAATAGTTGGTAAAATCTACCAATCGTTCACTTCTTTTCATGGGTCTACCTCTTTTCAGTAACAAACAATCACCACGATATATCAAATCATCTTGAAAATGACTTGATAGGTCCAAACTACGCTTTAAGGTGCAGTGTCAATCTAATCATTTTTATGTCTTAAAACAAGCTTTTTTATCATAAAATATTTAGTTTGTAATGTTTGTTCTTATTCCATTATAGCAAAGAAAATCAAAAAACACGAACAATTAAAATTGTTCGTGCTAATTTATTAGTCTTAACCTTGATTTTTCTTAATGATTGCTTCTTGTACTGATTTAGGAACATCTTCATAGTGGTCAAATACCATCATGAACGTACCACGTCCTTGTGTAGATGAACGAAGTGTTGTTGCATAACCGAACATTTCAGCAAGTGGGACGAACGCATGAACGATTTGGCTGTTACCATGCGCTTCCATACCTTCAACACGACCACGACGAGCAGTCACGTGACCCATGATATCGCCTAAGTTTTCTTCAGGAACTGTAACAGTAACCTTCATCATTGGCTCAAGAATAACTGGTTTCGCTTTTGGCGCAGCAGCTTTCAAAGCGTATGATGCAGCAACACGGAAGGCAGTTTCATTTGAATCGACATCATGGTATGACCCATCGTAAAGTTTTGCTTTCACGTCAACAAGTGGGTATCCAGCAAGGACACCATTTTGCATTGCTTCTGCTAAACCTTTTTCAACAGCTGGGATATATTCACGAGGGACAACACCACCAACGATGGCATTCTCAAACTCAAATCCTTTACCTTCTTCATTTGGTGTAAATTCAACCCAAACGTGTCCGTATTGACCCTTACCACCTGATTGACGAACGAATTTACCTTCGGCTTGTGTCACAGGGGCACGGAATGTTTCACGGTATGACACTTGTGGCGCACCAACATTTGCATCAACGTTGAACTCACGACGCATACGGTCAACAAGGATATCTAAGTGAAGCTCACCCATACCAGCGATAAGTGTTTCACCAGTTTCAACGTTTGTTTCAACGCGGAATGATGGATCTTCTTCAGCAAGTTTTTGAAGGGCAACACCCATTTTATCTTGGTCAGCTTTAGATTTAGGCTCAACCATAACTTGGATAACTGGTTCTGGAAATTCGATAGATTCAAGAATAACTGGATTCTTTTCGTCTGTCAATGAGTCACCAGTTGTTGTATCTTTCAATCCAACAGCTGCAGCGATATCTCCTGAAAAGACATCGTTAATTTCATTACGTGTGTTTGCGTGCATTTGGAGGATACGACCGATACGTTCGCGTTTACCTTTTGATGCATTCAAAACGTATGAACCTGATGACAAGACACCAGAGTAAACACGGAAGAACGTCAAACGACCTACGAATGGGTCAGTCATAACTTTAAAGGCAAGTGCTGCAAAAGGCTCTGAATCATCTGCATGACGTTCAGTTTCTTCACCGTCAGGTGTGACACCTTTAATTGCAGGAACGTCCGTTGGTGCTGGCAAGTAGTCAACAACTGCATCAAGCATCATTTGAACACCTTTGTTCTTGAAGGCAGAACCTGCAAGCATTGGGTAGAATTCAACGTTGATTGTTGCTTTACGGATAGCTGCTTTAAGTTCAGCTTCAGTGATTTCTTCACCTTCAAGATATTTCATCATGATGTCTTCATCAGTATCTGCAACAGCTTCGATTAATTTAGCACGCCATTCTTCAGCTTGTGCAAGGTATTCTTCTGGAATCTCTTCATCAAGAATATCAGTCCCAAGGTCATTTGTATAGACTTCGGCACGCATTCTTACTAAGTCGATAATCCCTTCGAAATCTTCTTCAGCACCGATCGGAATTTGGATTGGATGCGCATTGGCATTCAAACGATCATGAAGTGTATTTAATGAATAGAAGAAATCAGCACCGATTTTATCCATTTTGTTAGCAAATACGATACGTGGTACACCATATTCTGTTGCTTGACGCCAAACAGTTTCTGTTTGAGGCTCTACACCAGATTGTGCATCGAGAACAGTAACAGCACCATCTAGTACACGAAGAGAACGTTGCACTTCGATTGTGAAGTCCACGTGACCTGGTGTGTCGATGATGTTGATACGTGTATCATGCCATGCAGCAGTTGTTGCCGCTGAAGTGATCGTGATACCACGTTCTTGTTCTTGGGCCATCCAGTCCATTTGTGAAGCACCTTCATGTGTTTCACCAATTTTATGGATTTTACCAGTATAGTAAAGTACACGCTCAGTCGTCGTTGTTTTACCAGCGTCGACGTGGGCCATGATACCGATGTTACGAGTGTTTTCTAAAGAAAATTCGCGTGCCATGTATAGGTCTCCTAATATGTTTATTTAAGTAAAAACCCTAGGAAGGCAGGTCGCCCACCTAGGATTTTTAAAGTTTCTTATGCTAAATCTTTCTTTTGTTACGGTCGAAAAACGACACGATAACTCAGAAAAAATTCTACCAACGGAAGTGAGCAAACGCACGGTTAGCTTCTGCCATTTTGTGAGTATCTTCACGTTTTTTAACTGCAGCACCAGTATTGTTAGCTGCATCCATGATTTCTTTAGCCAAACGATCTTGCATTGTATGTTCACCACGTTTGCGAGCGATTGTTACCAACCAACGCAAACCAAGTGTTACACGGCGTTCTGGACGTACTTCAACTGGTACTTGGTAGTTTGAACCACCAACACGGCGAGCACGAACTTCCAAAACTGGCATGATGTTTTCCATCGCTTGTTCAAATACTTCAATAGCTTCTGTTCCTGTCGCTTCTTTGATTTGCTCAAAGGCGCCATAGACGATGCTAGCTGAAGTACCACGTTTACCATCAAGCATAACGCGGTTGATAAGGCGAGTTACTACGACTGAGTTGTATAATGGATCTGCCAAAACTTCACGTTTTGGTGCACGATTTTTACGCATTTATCTTATCTCCTTTCAGATTATGCTTTAGGTTTTTTAGTACCGTATTTAGAACGGCCTTGTTTACGATCTGTTACGCCAGCAGTATCAAGTGCACCACGGACGATATGGTAACGTACCCCTGGAAGGTCTTTTACACGACCACCACGAAGTAAAACAACGCTATGCTCTTGTAAGTTGTGACCGATACCTGGGATATAAGCTGTTACCTCGATCAAGTTTGACAAACGCACACGTGCGAATTTACGTAAAGCTGAGTTAGGTTTTTTAGGTGTCATTGTACCAACACGAGTTGCAACCCCACGTTTTTGTGGTGAGTTTGTTTTCGTTTGAACTTTTTTACGGCTGTTGAAGCCAATGTTCAATGCTGGTGCTGTTGATTTAACAATTTTTGATTTACGCGGTTTGCGAACCAATTGGTTAATAGTAGGCATTTCTTGCTTGCTGTCAGTCGTTATTTTGACAAAGTCAATAAGCGATAATAAGACCGATAGCATTCCTTTCGTTTTTTCGTTTAGTTGCGTTGGTATATGGTCGCTTAAGCCAAGTTCCAACAAGAATTTTGGATACTACCTAAATTATTAACCTAGGCTTCTTTTGTGTTACCAAATGAAAAAGTACCGTTTATCAGTTTATCATATTTACCATATTATGTCAACAGCAATTACTTAAATACGCAACATATTCACTTTAAGTAAATGTCTTGACAAAGGTACATTAGCTAAAATATACTAAAATCTGTTATAATTTAAACTATGAAGAAAAAGATATTTTTACTAGTAACACTTTGCTTTACCCTTATCACGACGCCTCTTGTTTCTGTTGTTAGTGCCGAGGAAACATTTGATGTCCCTGCTAAAGCAGCACTCGCAATAGATGCAAGTAGCGGTAAGGTTTTATATGCAAAGAATACAACCTCTCCTATGGGAGTTGCCTCTATTACTAAAATCATCACGATTTATATGACACTGGACGCCATAAAAAAAGGGAAATTGACTTGGGATGACAAGGTTAAAATGAGTGATTATGCTTATAACTTGACCCAAAATCCAGAAGCTTCTAACATTGCTGTCATGAATAAAGACGAAGCATTCACAGTTCGCGACCTGTTTAACGCTGCTATGATCCAATCGGCCAACTCTGCTGCCATCACGCTAGCTGAAAAAATTGGGGGATCAGAACCCAAATTTGTCAATCTTATGAAAACCCAATTAGCCTATTGGGGGATTACAGATGCCAAATTAGTCAACGCTTCTGGCCTAAATAATAGCGTACTTGGTGAAAATATTTACCCTGGTTCATCATCGACAGATGAAAATGAACTATCCGCACAAGACGTTGCCATTATTGCCCAACACTTAATTGCTGATTTCCCAGAGGTATTGGATACAACCAAAAAAGCAACGGAACCTTTTGATGCTGATGGTGCTTCTAAACAAACGCTAGCCACTTATAACTACATGTTACCTGGACTTCCCGCAGCCAGGTCAGGAGTTGACGGTCTAAAAACAGGGACAACTGATTTAGCGGGTGCTTGTTTTGTCGCAACAACGGTTCAAAATGGGTTTCGTATTATCACAGTTGTCTTAAATGCTGACAACGCTAATACTGATGATTTAGCGCGCTTTACTGCAACTGGTGAACTGATGAACTACGTCTATGGTACCTGGCAGTCTCATACATTTGCCGCAAAAGGGATTAAGATGGACAGTGAGGATGCGCCTACCAAACTAACTGTAGTAGATGGGCAACGCAATCAAGTTAATGTGGTGCCAGAAAAAGATTTTTCAGCTGTTATACCGATGAAGAGTACGGGCATAACGACTGCAATCAAGTTCAATAAAAAACAAAACGATAAAGTGACTGCAGCCATTGCCAAAAACCAAAAACTCGTGAAAGTAACCTTTCATATTCAAGATAAGCTAGGTTACCTACCAGGATTTGATGGAGAAAATTTACATCTGATAGCATCAAGTGCCGTCTCAAGAAGTAATTCTGTTAAGGTAATGTGGAATCACTTTGTGGAATTTGTAAATGACAAATTATAAACAAAATCCGCTTGGCATATTAATGGCTGTCAAACGGATTTTTATTTACGTCTTTTCATGATTCTAGTATAATGATGGCTTCTATTAACTGCATAACAGCAAGTAACCTCGGGACAGTAATGCCAACAAACATCATAGCAAAAATATTAAAATGGGCTTGTATCATATCGATATTGTGCATACAGTTAACAAAACAAAGCATGAGGTCCGACTAGTCAGATCTCATGCTTTAAGGTTATTGTATTTTAACAATCGCTAATAGTATCGCACCAACAATGAATAATGCAGTCCCAATCACAACATAGCGTAATTCCAACTTTGTCTTTTTCTCCCCGAGAAATAAAATGCCACCAATTGTTGAGATGATGATGCCAAGTTGTGAAAACGAGAATGCAATAGCAAGTCCTGCTTTCGCAGCAGCCAGCAACATAAACACATTACCTAGCCCCCACATCAACCCAACTGGAATATTCTTGAAAACAACTGCTTCCAGCTTAATTTTACCACCTGCAATTATCCAGGCACCAATCATCATACCAACTGACATAGGCAAAATAACTGTCAGTGTATCTATTTTGACATGAAAAATAAGTTCGGAAAGGTTATTAAATAGTGTCGCATATAAGACATAGCCAAAAGTTGAATAAGCGATTGAACTTAGCCCTTTTCCTAGATGTTGTTGACCAGATACGCTTTCAGTATTGGGGTCCTTACGGGATGAAAAATAAAACCCAATCACAAGCACAATAATCGCGATACTACCTAGTAGATATTGAATCGGCTTTGACCATTCCCCAAAAGCGAGAACACCTAGTAGTGAGCCAATCACGAGTTGCGCACCACTTGATAATGGCCCCGCAACAGACACGCCCATAAATTTGGCAGCCTTAAACTGTTCATTTTGACCAATTGACCATAGACCACCACCGACTAGACCGATCAGGATCGTTGTTAAATCTAGTTTTGGTTGCCTAACAGCAAAGACAACAAGTGCAAAAACAAAGGCACCTAATGTCATGCCAAACGTCTGCTGATTTGCGTTGCCACCGATTTTACTTGAAACAAAAATAATTGATCCCCATGACACCATAGGAATTAGTGCTAGCAAAATGCCTTCCATATATCGATTTCCTTTTTATTTGATAAGTTACTACTAATATAACACATGATGAACATTAGGCTTAAAAAACCCAACGTTTATTAGTGTAACCGTTTTGGCTATAAAAAGCAACTAGCCCAATCTCAAGTTCAAAAAAAGCTGTCCTAAGACAACTCTTTCATTTTTTTCATTTTTATCTAAACTGGATGATATGAGAAGACAAGAAAATCTGAAAATTAGACTTTCTCTTGCTTTAATACTTTATCCGAACAGATTAAAGCAATCATGATAACAAATATTATAATACCAGTTGATAAAAAAGATAGTGAATAGTCAAACTTATCTATTAGCCATCCTATAATTGGATAGAAAATTAGCGAAACAACACCAATTAGTGAATTAGAAAATGAAAGTATCGTAGTACGTACACTTTCATTAACTGACTTGTTTATCATATCGCTGATATATGGATAAGCTGCATCTAATAGTAAATTAATAACTGTGAAACCAAGTAATACCATCACTTTATTATTTGTAGCTATTAATACCGAGATTGCAATACATAAAAGTGAGAATATAGTCAAAAATTGTTGGATTCTTATATGCTTTAAATATCGGGAGAGATATGATCCAACCACACCAACTAAAGTGACTGAGCCTATTACTACAGCAATACTCGTCTCATTGAATCCAATAGCTAATAAACTCCCTGGGATAAAAGTAACCAGAGAATTAACATAAAACTCAAATAACGTTAAAAATACTATGATAATAGTTAACATTCTTTTAGTCTGTAGCTCTGAAATTGAAATCCTTATTTGAGTTATGATTGCGTTACTTGATTTTTCTTCTTTAACAGCCACATCAGTGCTTCTTTTGAAAAACAAGATATTAATAGCAGCTAACAAATAGAAAATAAATTGCAACAAGAATACTGTGCTAAATGAAAAACTAAATATTTTTCCGCCAACTGCTGTAGAAAGTGCTAACACAATGAGTCCGATTATTTGTGTATTTCCTAATATCTTTATAAATTTATCTTCAGTTTTTTTCGCTTTCAAGTATTCAAATAGCATCGCTTGATCTGTTCCACTGTTAAGAGCGCCTCCCAAGGAGTCTAATGAGAATAGGAATAGTATGACATAGAAGTTAGGACTTGCAAAAAAGTTAGGAGCTAAGAATAGGAAAAAAGAAGAAACAGAGCTTATTAACGCTCCTAGTCCTATGATTTTTTTCTTACTAAATCTGTCCGCTAAAATACCAGTGGGAATTTCAGCAAGCATTTTAACGAGAAAATAAGCCGATTGAATCGTTCCGAATTCAGCTAGGGATAGTCCTAATTTCAAACAATAAAGTAATAGAACACCTCTAGAAAATCTTGCATTTATTAAAAAATTATAGACATAAAAAATAAAGATTGACTTATTTTTTTTATTTTCCATATTTTATCACGACCTCTCTAATACTATTGACAATTTGTTCGATATGTTCCGTCGTCCCAAGAAATTTTCCATTTTCATTGCCACTAAATGATTGTGCTACATCTTCAATTAATTGTATGTCACGTTGTTTTGAAAGCCTCATTAAACCATCCAAGTCTCAGGAGTGTATTGAGATGTCACTGCTTATAATTGCAAGCAGTAATCGTATTTATTGTGACAATATACCCAAAGCTCTGAGACCTAATTTCTCTTCCAATACTAAATTCAGACTTTGAGTTGCAACTTTTAAAGCTACTGTACCTGAACTCATTTCGATGAACAACACTCTCCCAAAACCTCAAATGAGTTATTATCTTTAGTAATACGATCTCCAGATTGATAGAAATAGTTAATCTCTTCAACAAAAGTATTTTTAAGATGCTGTTTTCAGTAAAATCATATTTCCTCCTTCTTCACCTAATCTAAACCACATTTCTTAGAAACGTCAATATTCTGACAATTCATCTTGTTCTACAACTAGAAATTATCTTTGCTATATTTTATAATAGTAATTAATAAAAGTGGTAATTCATGTATGCTCATTTGTTGAAATATATAAAAGGTCATTTTTTCTGAAAAAGACCAAATGATTAGTTGTGTTTATACTATTCTTTCTTCAATTTCCCTTTTCAAAGCACTTAAACAATATAAAAGTCTGGAGCATAAAATGTCAAAAAACAATGAAAAATATTCCAATGAAGAACTCGCAATAGGAATTGTGTACAGAGAATTTCGAATTGCCAAAGGATTCACTCAAGAAGAAGCAGCAGGAGATGAAATTTCTGCTACCCATCTTTCAAATTTCGAAAATGGAAAAACGATTGTATCAACACATCATTTTTTCTGTATTCTACAAA
The DNA window shown above is from Lactococcus paracarnosus and carries:
- a CDS encoding DJ-1/PfpI family protein, which gives rise to MSDWQYAHLLPLLNNDSFYKVDHDKIELKMVGADTWHDKKHKDILSLTEKVLLENGAVVSICASVGALNSLGILETRKHISNELYFFKLVSVQYVSESNYLDQHLVVDGNLITASALFVAYTLVAKFNMIDLDILDAWYHY
- the purR gene encoding pur operon repressor, which gives rise to MKRSERLVDFTNYLLNHARKLTTLSFFSDRYGAAKSSISEDLVIIKRIFDETGVGTIKTYAGVSGGVVFTPEISDEHSRKIVSEIATLMRESNRILPGGYIYLSDILGSPKNLDKIGKIIAHAYAGKQIDAVMTIATKGIPIAQAVSAILDVPFVIVRRDPKVTEGATLNVNYMSGSSSKVENMTLSKRSLAPGQRVLIVDDFMKGGGTLNGMKSLVHEFDCLLAGVAVFAEGPFKGQRLISDFKSILKIKSIDIENRSIDVALGNIYEE
- the fusA gene encoding elongation factor G, which gives rise to MAREFSLENTRNIGIMAHVDAGKTTTTERVLYYTGKIHKIGETHEGASQMDWMAQEQERGITITSAATTAAWHDTRINIIDTPGHVDFTIEVQRSLRVLDGAVTVLDAQSGVEPQTETVWRQATEYGVPRIVFANKMDKIGADFFYSLNTLHDRLNANAHPIQIPIGAEEDFEGIIDLVRMRAEVYTNDLGTDILDEEIPEEYLAQAEEWRAKLIEAVADTDEDIMMKYLEGEEITEAELKAAIRKATINVEFYPMLAGSAFKNKGVQMMLDAVVDYLPAPTDVPAIKGVTPDGEETERHADDSEPFAALAFKVMTDPFVGRLTFFRVYSGVLSSGSYVLNASKGKRERIGRILQMHANTRNEINDVFSGDIAAAVGLKDTTTGDSLTDEKNPVILESIEFPEPVIQVMVEPKSKADQDKMGVALQKLAEEDPSFRVETNVETGETLIAGMGELHLDILVDRMRREFNVDANVGAPQVSYRETFRAPVTQAEGKFVRQSGGKGQYGHVWVEFTPNEEGKGFEFENAIVGGVVPREYIPAVEKGLAEAMQNGVLAGYPLVDVKAKLYDGSYHDVDSNETAFRVAASYALKAAAPKAKPVILEPMMKVTVTVPEENLGDIMGHVTARRGRVEGMEAHGNSQIVHAFVPLAEMFGYATTLRSSTQGRGTFMMVFDHYEDVPKSVQEAIIKKNQG
- the rpsG gene encoding 30S ribosomal protein S7; protein product: MRKNRAPKREVLADPLYNSVVVTRLINRVMLDGKRGTSASIVYGAFEQIKEATGTEAIEVFEQAMENIMPVLEVRARRVGGSNYQVPVEVRPERRVTLGLRWLVTIARKRGEHTMQDRLAKEIMDAANNTGAAVKKREDTHKMAEANRAFAHFRW
- the rpsL gene encoding 30S ribosomal protein S12, with translation MPTINQLVRKPRKSKIVKSTAPALNIGFNSRKKVQTKTNSPQKRGVATRVGTMTPKKPNSALRKFARVRLSNLIEVTAYIPGIGHNLQEHSVVLLRGGRVKDLPGVRYHIVRGALDTAGVTDRKQGRSKYGTKKPKA
- the pbp3 gene encoding D-alanyl-D-alanine carboxypeptidase PBP3, whose amino-acid sequence is MKKKIFLLVTLCFTLITTPLVSVVSAEETFDVPAKAALAIDASSGKVLYAKNTTSPMGVASITKIITIYMTLDAIKKGKLTWDDKVKMSDYAYNLTQNPEASNIAVMNKDEAFTVRDLFNAAMIQSANSAAITLAEKIGGSEPKFVNLMKTQLAYWGITDAKLVNASGLNNSVLGENIYPGSSSTDENELSAQDVAIIAQHLIADFPEVLDTTKKATEPFDADGASKQTLATYNYMLPGLPAARSGVDGLKTGTTDLAGACFVATTVQNGFRIITVVLNADNANTDDLARFTATGELMNYVYGTWQSHTFAAKGIKMDSEDAPTKLTVVDGQRNQVNVVPEKDFSAVIPMKSTGITTAIKFNKKQNDKVTAAIAKNQKLVKVTFHIQDKLGYLPGFDGENLHLIASSAVSRSNSVKVMWNHFVEFVNDKL
- a CDS encoding GRP family sugar transporter encodes the protein MEGILLALIPMVSWGSIIFVSSKIGGNANQQTFGMTLGAFVFALVVFAVRQPKLDLTTILIGLVGGGLWSIGQNEQFKAAKFMGVSVAGPLSSGAQLVIGSLLGVLAFGEWSKPIQYLLGSIAIIVLVIGFYFSSRKDPNTESVSGQQHLGKGLSSIAYSTFGYVLYATLFNNLSELIFHVKIDTLTVILPMSVGMMIGAWIIAGGKIKLEAVVFKNIPVGLMWGLGNVFMLLAAAKAGLAIAFSFSQLGIIISTIGGILFLGEKKTKLELRYVVIGTALFIVGAILLAIVKIQ
- a CDS encoding MFS transporter; protein product: MENKKNKSIFIFYVYNFLINARFSRGVLLLYCLKLGLSLAEFGTIQSAYFLVKMLAEIPTGILADRFSKKKIIGLGALISSVSSFFLFLAPNFFASPNFYVILFLFSLDSLGGALNSGTDQAMLFEYLKAKKTEDKFIKILGNTQIIGLIVLALSTAVGGKIFSFSFSTVFLLQFIFYLLAAINILFFKRSTDVAVKEEKSSNAIITQIRISISELQTKRMLTIIIVFLTLFEFYVNSLVTFIPGSLLAIGFNETSIAVVIGSVTLVGVVGSYLSRYLKHIRIQQFLTIFSLLCIAISVLIATNNKVMVLLGFTVINLLLDAAYPYISDMINKSVNESVRTTILSFSNSLIGVVSLIFYPIIGWLIDKFDYSLSFLSTGIIIFVIMIALICSDKVLKQEKV